The Deltaproteobacteria bacterium sequence CGGGCCTTTAGCAGTCGAAGTAGAGGAAGAACTCGTGCGGGGTCGGCCGCATCTTGATCGGGTTGACTTCGGCGTCCATCTTGTATTCGATCCACTTCTCGATTACGTCCATCGTGAAGACGTCGCCCTTGAGAAGGAAGTCGTGGTCGTTCTCCAGCGCCTTGAGCGACTCTTCCAGCGCGCCCGGCGTGGTGGGGACGCTCGCCAGCTCCTCCGGCGAAAGGGCGTAGATGTCCTTGTCCAGCGGCTCGCCGGGGTTCAGCTTGTTCTGGATGCCGTCCAGCCCCGCCATGAGCTGCGCCGCGAAGGCGATGTAGCCGTTGCAGGACGGGTCGGGGGTGCGGAATTCCAGCCGCTTGGTCTTCGGGTTCGCCGAATACATCGGGATGCGGACCGCCGCGGAGCGGTTCCGGCTCGAGTACGCCAGGTTCACCGGCGCTTCGAAGCCGGGGACAAGCCGCTTGTAGGAGTTCATCGTCGGGTTTGAGAAGGCGCAGATGGCCGGGGCGTGCTTGAGGATCCCGCCGATGTAGTGGAGCGCCATCTTGGAAAGCCCGCCGTACTCCTCTCCCGCGAAGAGCGGCTTGCCGCCCTTCCACAGGGACTGGTGGGTGTGCATCCCGCTGCCGTTGTCCGCGAAGAGCGGCTTCGGCATGAAGGTGACGGTCTTGCCGAACTTCCGCGCGACGTTCTTGCAGATGTACTTGTACCACTGTAGCGCGTCGGCGATCTTCACGAGCGTGTCGAACCGAAGGTCGATTTCCGCCTGCCCCGCCGTGGCGACCTCGTGGTGCTGCGCCTCGATCTTCAGCCCGATCGACTCCATGACGCGGACCATCTCGTCACGCAGGTCATGCTGGGAGTCGGTGGGCGGAACGGGGAAGTACCCTTCCTTGTGGCGCGGCTTGTAGCCCAGGTTCGGCTTCTCCTCGCGCCCGGAGTTCCATACGCCCTCGCTCGAATCTATGTAGTGAAAACCGAAGTTCGACCCCGTCCCGAAACGGATGTCGTCGAATATGAAGAACTCCGCCTCCGGCCCGAAGTAGGCCTGGTCGGCGATGCCGGTGGATTTAAGGTACGCTTCGGCCTTCCGCGCGATGTTCCGCGGGTCGCGGGTGTAGTTCTCCTTGGTGATCGGGTCGACGATGTTGCAGATGAGGGACAAGGTCGGCCGGGTTATGAAGGGATCGACCACCGCGGTAGCGGCCTCGGGGATGACGAGCATATCCGACGCGTGGATCGGCTGCCAGCCCCGGATGCTCGAGCCGTCGAACCCGAAGCCCTCCTCGAAGCTGTCGTCCTTCAGCTCGTAGACCGGCACGGCGAAATGCTGCCAGGTGCCGATGAAATCCATGAATTTCAGGTCGACCATTTCGATCTGCTTGCTCTTGATGAACTCCAGCACTTCCTTCGGGGTCATGTTTCCCTCCTTGTTTATGGTCCTGCGTCTTCGATTCGCGTCAGATAGCGTCGTGCCCGCGCTCGCCCGTGCGGATCCGCACCACTTCCTCCACGTTCGTCACGAATATCTTCCCGTCGCCGATACGGCCGGTCCGCGCGGATTTTTCGACCGTCTCCACCACCTGGGCGATAAGGTCGTCGGGCAGGATGATTTCCAGCTTGATCTTGGGGAGGAAATCCACGACGTACTCGGCGCCGCGGTAGAGTTCGGTATGCCCCTTCTGGCGGCCGAACCCCTTGACCTCGGAAACGGTCATCCCGTGGATGCCGATGTCGTTCAAGGCCTCCTTGACCTCGTCCAGCTTGAACGGCTTGATGATGGCCTCGATTTTCTTCATGATGGGTCACCTCCTCTTATGGACGGATACCAGCAATGGCCGTACCAAACGGCGGGATATCAGGCTATTCCGGCGCGTCAAGTTAAAAAAGCGTTTCGTTTCGAGGCGATTTGCAGGCGGGATGCATCCCGGCGATGGCGCCCTCCCGGTGCAGGTGCTATTATTATTGCCTAATCGCCATTCATTGCGTGCCTTATTTTTAGGCAAAGGAGGGGATAGTGGTATCCGGCCTGCTCGAGGAATTCCGCGCGGACGTGGAGAGGATATTCGGCCAGGAACTGGTCTCCCTTACCCTGTACGGGACCCACGCGACGGAGGAGCCGAAAAGCGAAGGGAGCGAGATCTCGGTCCTGATCGTCGTCGGGACGCTCCGCAGGGAGGCCCTCTCCGCCTTTCGCGGCATCGCACATCGATACGCCCGGCGGGGAATCCCGGCTCCGCCCATCTTCACCGAATGTTTCCTGCGGGAATCGGCCGACGTGTTCCCACTGGAATTCCTCGGCATGGCGGAACGCAGGCGCGTCCTTTCGGGGAAGGACATCATCGCGGAACTCGATATCACGACCGGAAACTTGAGGCATCAGGTGGAATTCGAGCTTAAAGGCAAGCTGGTTTCCCTCCGAAGGATGTACCTCAAGGCGTACGGCAACAAGGAAATGCTCGCCCTCCTCCGGGACACCGCGGGCTCTATCGTTTCCGTGGCCCGGGGGCTGTTGCTGCTGAATGACCGCGAGACGCCCCACGGGAAAACGGAAATCCTGGATGCGATCGAAAAGCGTTTCAACGTCTCCCTGCCGGCCATCCGGGAGGCGCTTGCCGCGCGACGTGGAGAGAAGATCGCATCGGGCGACGTCGAAAGCGTCGTGTTCCGCTACCTGGAGGAAGTGGACCGGCTCTGCACCCTGGCTGACGGATACTACACGGAGCCGGGCAAGTAGATGCATTTGCGCGGTTGCCGTCTGCATCGCCTCACGGCCAAACCCGGCGGAAAAACTTTTCTTGCGGTGGTCCTTGCCGCGACTCTTATTCTTGCAGCGGTATTTCATTGCGCAGCCGCGGAGCCGACCGTCCCGAAGGCGGCGGGTTACGTCACCGACACGGCAGGCGTCATGGGCGAGTGGGCATCCCGGACAGAAAACCTCTGCCGCGACATAGAACGGCAGACTACGGCCGAGGTCGCCGTCCTGACCGTCGACAGCACCGCCCCCCTCGAAACTCAGCAGTACGCCCAGAAGGTATTCGACGAATGGAAGATCGGAAAGAAGGGAAGGGACAACGGAATCCTATTCCTCGTGGCGGTCGGCGACCGGAAAATGTGGATCGCCACGGGATACGGCGTCGAAGGACAGCTTCCCGACGGCAAGGTCGGGGAGATTCGCGACCGTATCCTTCGTCCCCTGTTCCGCCAGAACCGGTACGGCGAGGGGATCTACATGGGCGTCAAGGCCGCGGGCAGCGTGCTGACCGGCGGAAAGATCGAGCCGCCCAAGGGAACCGCGCGGAAGAAGACCGGCTTCCCGGTAGGTCTCCTGCTCCTCCTGCTGGTTTTCGGAGTCCCCTACCTGCTCTTCCGGTCGCTGTTGCCGGGTTCCCGCGGCAGGGGCGGCGGATTCTGGTTCCCCGGCGGAGGATTCGGGGGCGGAGGGTTCGGCGGTGGCGGCTTCGGAGGGTTCGGCGGCGGATTTTCGGGTGGCGGAGGCGCAGGCGGAAGCTGGTAGAATGTCCATCGGCCGGATGCAGGGATCGAACGAAAACGGAGGATACAGATGAGCAAAAAGATTCTGATCGCAGCGGTGGTCGTAGTCCTTCTGCTGGGGTTCAAGGGGGTCGGCGCCTATAACGGCATCGTGCGGAACGACGTAACGGTGAACGAGAAGTGGGGGCAGGTGCAGAACGTGCTCCAGAGGCGCGCGGACCTGATCCCCAACCTCGTGCAGTCCGTAAAGGGTTACGCCAGCCACGAGAAGGAAATATTCGAGAACGTCGCGGCAGCGCGCGCGAAGCTGGCAGGCGCGAGAACCCCGGCGGAGACGATGAAGGCGAACGCAGATGTATCCTCCGCACTCTCCCGCTTGCTGGTGGTCGTCGAAAATTATCCGCAGCTCAAGGCGGACCAGACCTTCATCCGCCTGATGGACGAGCTGGCCGGGGCTGAAAACCGGATTTCCGTCGAGCGGATGCGGTACAACGAAGCGGTCGGAACGTTCAACACGTCGATCCGGGTCTTCCCAAACAACGTCGTCGCGGGAATGTCGGGGTTCAGCGCGAAGCCGTTCTTCGAGGCGGAAGCCGCGGCCAAGGGAGTCCCCAAGGTCGACTTCGGCAAATAACCCGAACTTCAAAACGGGGACGTTCCTGAACTTTTACCTAAAAACAGGGACGTTCCTGAACTTTTTTTGAATTTGAAAACCGGTACGTTTAAGGGCTGGGGCATCTTGTTATGGGCGGGCACTTGATAGTTGACGGGTACAACCTGGCGCGGTCGGGCGAACTCCCCCTCGAATCGGACCCGACCGCCCCCGAAGGGCGCGACGAGCTCTGCGCCCTTCTTTCCGCATACTCGCGTGAAAAGCGGCTTCGCCTCACGGTCGTCTTCGACGGGCGGGGGTCCGGAAATCCCGACCGGACTCGGACGGCGTTCAAGGGCGGCACGGCCGTCTTCTCCTCCCGCTCCGAAACAGCCGACGATGTAATCCGGGACCTCGCCCGCAATGCCGCCGCGGGAACGATCGTCGTCACTTCCGATCGCGGACTCGCCGGAACCCTGCCTTCCCGAAACATCCCGGTCGTCTCCTGCGCAGAGTTCGCCGGACGCCTCTTCGATCACTGGCTGGAAGTCCTCAAGGGAGCTCCGTGCGAAGCCCCCCGCCCGGACCGCGGCACAGGCAAGAAGGGCGAGGGCCACCGGGCCAGTAAACAGGACCGCAAACGTAACCAGATCCTTCGTAAACTCTGACCCGCCCGATCGCAGGGTACCTATCCGCAGAACGCCCGGGAAAAAAACTCAGGAACGTCCCTGTTTTTAAGTAAAAGTTCAGGAACGTCCCCGTTTTTAGTCCCCGTTTTCAGGGTGGCGAACCTGTTTTCAGGGGGGCGGGGGG is a genomic window containing:
- the glnA gene encoding type I glutamate--ammonia ligase; amino-acid sequence: MTPKEVLEFIKSKQIEMVDLKFMDFIGTWQHFAVPVYELKDDSFEEGFGFDGSSIRGWQPIHASDMLVIPEAATAVVDPFITRPTLSLICNIVDPITKENYTRDPRNIARKAEAYLKSTGIADQAYFGPEAEFFIFDDIRFGTGSNFGFHYIDSSEGVWNSGREEKPNLGYKPRHKEGYFPVPPTDSQHDLRDEMVRVMESIGLKIEAQHHEVATAGQAEIDLRFDTLVKIADALQWYKYICKNVARKFGKTVTFMPKPLFADNGSGMHTHQSLWKGGKPLFAGEEYGGLSKMALHYIGGILKHAPAICAFSNPTMNSYKRLVPGFEAPVNLAYSSRNRSAAVRIPMYSANPKTKRLEFRTPDPSCNGYIAFAAQLMAGLDGIQNKLNPGEPLDKDIYALSPEELASVPTTPGALEESLKALENDHDFLLKGDVFTMDVIEKWIEYKMDAEVNPIKMRPTPHEFFLYFDC
- a CDS encoding P-II family nitrogen regulator, producing MKKIEAIIKPFKLDEVKEALNDIGIHGMTVSEVKGFGRQKGHTELYRGAEYVVDFLPKIKLEIILPDDLIAQVVETVEKSARTGRIGDGKIFVTNVEEVVRIRTGERGHDAI
- a CDS encoding TPM domain-containing protein, whose amino-acid sequence is MHLRGCRLHRLTAKPGGKTFLAVVLAATLILAAVFHCAAAEPTVPKAAGYVTDTAGVMGEWASRTENLCRDIERQTTAEVAVLTVDSTAPLETQQYAQKVFDEWKIGKKGRDNGILFLVAVGDRKMWIATGYGVEGQLPDGKVGEIRDRILRPLFRQNRYGEGIYMGVKAAGSVLTGGKIEPPKGTARKKTGFPVGLLLLLLVFGVPYLLFRSLLPGSRGRGGGFWFPGGGFGGGGFGGGGFGGFGGGFSGGGGAGGSW
- a CDS encoding LemA family protein, giving the protein MQMSKKILIAAVVVVLLLGFKGVGAYNGIVRNDVTVNEKWGQVQNVLQRRADLIPNLVQSVKGYASHEKEIFENVAAARAKLAGARTPAETMKANADVSSALSRLLVVVENYPQLKADQTFIRLMDELAGAENRISVERMRYNEAVGTFNTSIRVFPNNVVAGMSGFSAKPFFEAEAAAKGVPKVDFGK
- a CDS encoding NYN domain-containing protein; its protein translation is MIVDGYNLARSGELPLESDPTAPEGRDELCALLSAYSREKRLRLTVVFDGRGSGNPDRTRTAFKGGTAVFSSRSETADDVIRDLARNAAAGTIVVTSDRGLAGTLPSRNIPVVSCAEFAGRLFDHWLEVLKGAPCEAPRPDRGTGKKGEGHRASKQDRKRNQILRKL